One Mycolicibacterium rufum genomic window, TGCGCCTCCTCCTCGGTGGTGCCGAACACCGCGCGGGTGCGCGCCGATGTCCACGTGAAGGACTCCATCACGAAGATGTAGACGTGCAGCAGCGCCGCCAGCGCCGCCACGATCAGGGCCACGGTGGTGATCATCCGAACAATCCTTGCTGCCCCAGTCCGATGACGCCGCTGGGCGGGGTCATCCCCAGATGCGTCCAGGCCAGGGCTGTGGCGACCCGGCCCCGCGGCGTGCGCGCGATCATGCCGGCACGCACCAGGAAAGGCTCGCACACCTCCTCGACCGTGGTGGCCTCTTCCCCCACCGCCACCGCGAGCGTCGAGACGCCGACCGGCCCGCCGCCGAAGCTGCGGGTCAGCGCCGAGAGCACGGCCCGGTCCAGCCGGTCCAGCCCGAGCTCGTCGACGTCGTAGACCTCCAGCGCGTACTTGGCGATGTCCCGGGTGATCACCCCGTCGGCGCGGACCTCGGCGTAGTCCCGGACCCGGCGCAGCAACCGGTTGGCGATGCGCGGCGTGCCGCGGGAGCGCCGGGCGATCTCCGCGCCGGCGTCGGCGCCCAGCTCGATGCCGAGGATGCCCGCCGACCGGGTCAGCACCCGCTCCAGCTCCGAGGGCTCGTAGAAATCCATGTGCGCGGTGAAGCCGAACCGGTCGCGCAGCGGCCCGGTCAACGCTCCCGACCGGGTGGTGGCACCGACCAGCGTGAACGGCGCGACCTCCAGCGGGATCGAGGTCGCTCCCGGACCCTTACCGACGACCACGTCGACCCGGAAGTCCTCCATCGCGAGGTAGAGCATCTCCTCGGCGGGGCGCGCAATGCGGTGGATCTCGTCGATGAACAGCACGTCGTGCTCGACGAGGTTGGACAGCATCGCGGCCAGATCACCGGCGCGTTCCAGCGCGGGGCCCGATGTGACGCGCAGCGAGGAACCCAGTTCGGCCGCGATGATCATCGCCAGCGAGGTCTTGCCCAGCCCCGGCGGCCCGGACAGCAGGATGTGGTCGGGCGTGCCTCCGCGGTTCTTGGCACCCTCGATGACGAGCTGGAGTTGTTCGCGGACCCGGGGCTGGCCGATGAACTCCCCCAGCGACCGTGGCCGCAGGCTCGCATCGATGTCCCCCTCGCCGACCGTCAGCGCCGGGGACATCTCCCGCTCGGTCGACATCTCGGAGGGCTCGTCGTCCTCGAAACGGCCCATCACTTCTTCCCCAGCATCGACAGGGCCGACCGCAGCGCGCCGGAGGTCGTCGCTTCCGGATCGTTGGCGAGCACCTTGTCGGTCGCCTCCTCGGCCTGCTTGAGCGCGAACCCGAGACCGACGAGCGCCTCGACCACCGGTCCGCGGATACCGAACCCGCCGACCGCGGCCACCCCACCCGGCGTGGACGTGCCGACCCTGTCGCGCAGTGTCAGCACCAGCAGCTCGGCAGTCTTCTTGCCCACCTTGGGAATTCGCGTCAGGGCGGTGACGTCGCCGTCGCCGATCGCGGACCGCAGCGTGGGGCCGTCGTACATGGCCAGGGCGCCGAGCGCGATGCTCGGGCCGATCCCGGATACGCCGAGCAGCGTGAGGAACAGGTCGCGGGCGTCGGCGTCGGCGAACCCGTAGAGCGTCTGCGAATCCTCGCGCACGATCATCGCGGTGATCAGTCGCGCCTCCGCCCCGCGCCGCAGCGTGGCGAGCGTCGCCGGCGTGGCCATCACCTTGTAACCGACGCCGGCGGCCTCGATGACCACGTGGTCGAGGGCGATGTCGAGGACCTCCCCGCGCACCGAGGCGATCACCGGGCGCTCCGTGACATCTTGGCGGCCTTGAGGGTGGCCTGATATTTGCGGCGTTGTTCGGCGGCCATCTCCTCGGCCGCGGCCATCCGGGCGATCATCGGTGCGCGCCAGCAGTGGCAGATCGCCAGAGCGAGTGCGTCGGCGGCGTCGGCCGGTGTCGGTTTCTGTTGCAGGGCAAGGATTCTGGTGACCATCTCGGTGACCTGCGCCTTGTCGGCTCGACCGTTGCCGGTGACGGCGGCCTTGACCTCACTGGGGGTGTGGAAGTGCACGTCGATGTCGCGGCGGGCGGCGGCCAGCGCGATCACCCCGCCGGCCTGCGCGGTGCCCATCGCGGTGTTGGCGTTCTGGTTGGAGAACACCCGCTCGATCGCGAGGACATCGGGCGCGTGGGTGTCCAGCCAGTGTTCGACGGCGTCGCTGATCGCGAGCAACCGGTGCGCCAGCGGGTGCTCGGCCGGTGTGCGCACCACGTCGACGTCGAGGGCGATGACCTGACGACCGCGGCCGCTCTGGATGACCGACAGCCCGCACCGGGTCAACCCGGGGTCGACTCCCATCACCCGCACACGAGCCTCCTTCAGAACATTTGTTCGAGAGCTTAACCGCGGCCGCCGACCTTCTGCGGGAGGGACACGCGCCGCAGCGCGATCCCGCGGTACTGCGGCGCGAGCACCCGTCCCGCGGCCCGCAGCGGCTCGACGGAGCGCAGGGTGCGGGACAGCAGGAAGGCGCCCTCCAGACCGCCGATCACGGCCGCCGTGAGGTCACGGGCGCGCGGTTCGTCGACGCCGCGCGCCACGAAGTAGGCGGTGCCGCCGGCGATCCAGCCGGCGAAGATCTCGCCGGCGGTCTGCCGGAGTTCCTCGACGGTGTCGGCGACCTCGGCGGCCACGCTGGCGACCGGACACATGTTGGCGTACCCCGTGGCCGCCATGTCGTCGGCCGCCTGATCGAAGATCGCCTGGACCGCCTCCCCCAGGTCGGTGTGGCCGTCGACGACGGCCGGGATCAGCAGACCGTAGGCGGCACCGGCGTTGGCGAGGGCCTCCCGGGCGATCTGGGCCTTCCCGCCGCGAAAGTGGTGATAGAGCGAGCCGATCGGCGCCCCCGAGGCGTCGGCGATGTCCTTCATCGCCACCCCGGCGTATCCGCGGCGGCGCATCAGCTCGGCGGCGGCGGTGAGGATCGATTCTCGGGTGGACCTTGCCACGGGCGCCTCCTCGGTGTCACGCTAGAGCATACGTTCTAGAACCACCATTCTAGTGGAGGAGCCCATGAAATCAGTCGACGTCGCCGCGGGCACCGTGCAGTACCGCGAGGAGGGCGACCCGCACGGGCCACCGGTGGTTCTGCTGCACGGACTGCTGATGAACGACGCCCAATGGGATTCCGCGCTGCCGCATCTCCCCTCCGGCTACCGCTACCTGCTGCCGGTGCTGCCGATGGGTGGGCACCGGGTGCCGATGCGCGCGGACGCCGATCTGACACTGCCCGGGATGGTGGGCATCGTCGCCGACGTCCTCGACGCGTTGGACCTGACCGACGTCACGCTCGTCGTCACGGACTGGGGCGGACCGCTGTTCCTCACCGACATCGGCCGCGACGCGCGGGTGTCCCGGCTGGTGATCTGCCCGTCGGAGGCGTTCGACAACTTCCCGCCCGGCCTGCCCGGCAAGATCGCGTGGCTGGCCAGCCGCAGCACCGCCACGGTGTGGCTCGCCCTGCGCCAGCTGCGGGTCGGCTGGTTGCGCCGGCAGCGGCTGATGTTCGGGATGATGGCGAAACACCCTGTGCCGCAAGCGGTGGTCGAGCAGTGGGTGGCCGGCGGCCTCGAGAACCCATTGATCCGCCGCGACCTCGTGAAGTACTGCCGCACCCGCTTCGACAAGGCCGACCTGATCCGGGCGACGCAGCGCCTCGCCGACTTCGACGGTCCGGCACTGGTGCTGTGGTCGGACAACCCGGTGATGCCCGTCGAGCACGGCCACCGCCTCGCCGCCCTGCTGCCGCACGGCCGGCTCACGATGATCGACGACGCCTACGTGCTGACGATGCTCGACCAGCCGGAGCGCACCGCCGCGGCGATCGGCGAGTTCCTGGGCGTCGCCGCGACGCGGTGATCACGCCGCTGGCGTGTGGTGGCCGGGGCGGGCGGGCGATACTGAACGTCACGTTCGGGCCCCGACACCGAGGGAGAGCGACCATCGACACCCCACCGGAGAACGGCCGCGCCGGCCGGCCGCGAAGTGAGCAGTCCCGGTCGGCGGTGTTGCGCGCGACGTCGGCGTTGATCGAGGAGCGCGGACTGCGCGCGATGACCACCGACGACATCGCCGGCCGCAGCGGCGTGAGCAAAGCCACGATCTACAAGTGGTGGCCGAACAAGTACGCCGTCGCCGTCGATGCCTTCCTGTCAGCGATGGACATGGCGTCCACCGACCCTGATACCGGCCTGGCGCACAACGATTTTCAGATCGTGCTACGGGGAATCATGGAGTTCTACCGGGGACCGGGCGGGCGGACCTTCGCGCAGTTGATCGGCGAGGCGCAGAACGATTCCGCCATCGCGACCGAACTGCGAAACCACCTGATGCAGACCCGCCGTGACATCGGTCGCACGATCTGGGACCGTGGGGTCGCCCGGGGTGAGTTGCGGCCCGACATCGATCGGGAGATCGCCGTCGACCTCGTCTTCGGCCCGGCTCTCTACCGACTGTTGACCACCGACGCCGCACTGGACGACGCGGCCGCCGACGCCATCGTGGACGCCGCGATGCGCGGCCTGTCCGCCATGTGAGTGGCATCACCGCCAACGCGGGATGCTCCGCGGCGGCGCCGACGCTGCACATTTCGAAACTGAACGTTCAGTTTCGATATTCAGGAGGAAGCTGTGAAGATGCCAACCTTGTTCCTCGCACCGCTGCTCGCCGCGGGGGCCGCCGCCGTTGTCGCCGCGGCACCGATCGCCGCCGCGGCCCCCGACTGCACGTATGCCGGCCGGGGCGACAGCGTCTGCCAGTCACCCGGGAACGCGCAGATCGTCGCGGCACCACCGCGCGTGGACTATCAACCGTGGGGCTCCTATCCCTACGGCGGAAACCTCATCGTTCTCGGCGGTCACCCGCACCACGGCCGGTGAGCACCGCGCGCTGACGGAGGTCAGTCCTCGTCGAGGGCGGCCGCGACGTCGTCGGGGATGTCGATGTTGGTGTAGACGTCCTGCACGTCGTCGCTGTCTTCCAGGGCGTCGACGAGTTTGAGCACCTTGCGGGCGCCCTCGAGGTCGACCGGGACGCTCACCGACGGCTGAAACGTGGCCTCGGCGGACTCGTAGTCGATGCCCGCGTCCTGCAGCGCCGTCCGAACCGCCACCAGATCCGTGGGTTCGGAAATGACCTCGAAGCTGTCGCCCAGGTCGTTGACGTCCTCGGCGCCGGCGTCGAGGACAGCGGCGAGCACGTCGTCCTCGGTCAGCGCGTTCTTCTCCAGCGTCACCACGCCCTTGCGGGCGAACAGGTAGGACACCGATCCGGGGTCGGCCATGCTGCCGCCGTTGCGGGTCATCGCGACCCGAACCTCACCGGCGGCGCGGTTGCGATTGTCGGTCAGGCACTCGACCAGCACGGCGACGCCGTTGGGCCCGTATCCCTCGTAGGTGATGGTCTGCCAGTCGGCGCCACCGGCTTCCTCGCCCGCGCCGCGCTTGCGGGCGCGCTCGATGTTGTCGTTGGGCACCGAGTTCTTCTTGGCCTTCTGGATGGCGTCGTAAAGCGTCGGATTGCCGGCGGGGTCACCGCCGCCGGTACGGGCCGCGACCTCGATGTTCTTGATCAGCTTGGCGAAGTTCTTGCCGCGACGCGCATCGATCACGGCCTTCTTGTGCTTCGTGGTGGCCCACTTGGAATGGCCGCTCATCTACCCGCTACCTCTTTCACAGATCCCGTTCACCGACGACGTCGAAGTCCGATCGACCAGTCTACGTGCCGGTCATCCCAGGTCGTCGCCGATGTAGCGCTGCAGGTTCGGCGCAGGAACGAGCACCCGTGACGCGGCGACGCCCGACGGTAGAAGCCGCTGCCGGTGCTCGCCCCCACTGTTAGCTGAGCCACATCGTCTGGTGGCGTTATCTTACTGCGGAGTAAGGTACATCCCATGACGTTCTCGCTGGAGTTGTCGTCCGACCTGATCGACGTTCAGAAGTGGGTCCACGAGTTCGCTGCGGACGTGATTCGCCCGGCCGCCGCGGAGTGGGACGAGCGCGAGGAAACCCCCTGGCCGATCATCCAGGAGGCCGCCAAGGTCGGCCTCTATTCGATGGAGTTCTTCGCCGAGCAGGCCGCCGAACCCAGCGGGCTGGGCATGATCGTCGCCTTCGAGGAGATGTTCTGGGGAGACGCCGGCATCGCGTTGGCGATCCTGGGCACCGGCCTGGCCGCGGCATCGCTGGCGGCCAACGGCACCCCCGAGCAGGTCGGCGAGTGGGTGCCGCAGATGTTCGGCACCGTCGACGACCCGAAGGTCGCCGCGTTCTGCTCGTCGGAGCCGGGCGCCGGTTCCGACGTCGGCGCGATCCTGACCCGCGCCCGCTACGACGAGGCGACCGACGAATGGGTGCTCAACGGCACCAAGACGTGGGCCACCAACGGCGGCATCGCCAACGTTCACGTCGTCGTCGCCTCCGTGCACCCCGAACTGGGCACCCGCGGGCAGGCGTCGTTCGTCATCCCGCCCGGCACCAAGGGACTCAGCCAGGGCCAGAAGTTCCTCAAGCACGGGATTCGCGCCTCGCACACCGCCGAGGTCGTGCTCGACGACGTGCGACTGCCCGGCCGCATGATCGTCGGCGGCAAGGAGAAGTTCGACGCCCGCATCGCCAAGGTCCGCGAGGGCAAGAAGGCCGCCGGGCAGGCCGCGATGGCCACGTTCGAGCGGACCCGCCCGACGGTCGGCGCGATGGCGGTGGGCGTGGCGCGGGCGGCCTTCGAGTACGCGCGCGACTACGCCTGCGAGCGTGAGCAATTCGGCCGCAAGATCGGTGAGTTCCAGGCGGTGGCGTTCAAGCTCGCCGACATGAAGGCCCGCGTCGACGCCGCCCGCCTGCTCGTCTACCGCGCCGGGTGGATGGCGCGCAACGGCAAGAGCTTCGACTCCGCGGAGGGGTCGATGGCCAAGCTGGTGGCCAGCGAGACCGCGGTGTACGTGACCGACGAGGCCATCCAGATCCTCGGCGGCAACGGCTACACCCGCGAGTATCCCGTCGAGCGCATGCACCGCGACGCGAAGATCTTCACGATCTTCGAGGGCACCAGCGAGATCCAGCGACTGGTCATGGCGCGCGCCATCACCGGCCTGCCGATCCGTTAATGTGTTGACACAGTAGTCAATTCGACTCGTAACGTCTCGTCGCTCGATGAAACACCGTTGTCACGAAGGCGAAACACAACCGGCCTAGCGTCGGCGAATGACTTCCGAACTCGGCGACGACGTGCGCACCGACGCCGTCCTCGACACTGATCTCGATCGACTCACCGCCACCAAGGAGACCCTCGAGGACTACACGCTGCGCTTCGCGCCGCGCAGCTACCGCAAGTGGTCGACCGGCGTCGTCGGCATCTCCGCACTCGGCGGGATCGCCTACCTCGCCGACTTCGCGATCGGCGCGAACATCGGCATTTCCTACGGCACCACCAACGCCCTGTGGGGCATCCTGATCTTCGCCGTGGTCATCTTCCTCACCGGCTTCCCGCTCGCCTACTACGCGGCGCGGTACAACATGGACCTCGACTTGATCACCCGTGGAAGCGGATTCGGATACTACGGCTCGGTGGTCACCAACGTGATCATGGCGACGTTCACGTTCATCTTCTTCGCCCTCGAGGGATCCATCATGGCCCAGGGTCTGCAGCTCGGCCTCGGCATCCCGCTGTGGCTGGGCTACGCCGCCTCGACGCTGATCATCTTCCCGCTGGTGATCTACGGCATGAAAGTGCTGTCCACACTGCAGGTCTGGACGACACCGCTGTGGCTGATCCTGATGGTCGCCCCGTTCGTGTACCTGGTGTTCAGCCATCCCGAATCGGTGAGCCAGTTCTTCGCCTACCAGGGCGAGCAGGGCAACGGCGGCTTCGACCTGGGCTACACGCTGCTGGCGGCCGGCGTGTGTCTGTCACTGATCGCCCAGATCGCCGAGCAGATCGACTACCTGCGCTTCATGCCCCCGAAAACGCCGGAGAACAAGCGCAGTTGGTGGACGTGGATGATCCTGGCCGGACCGGGCTGGGTGTTCTTCGGCGCGATCAAGCAGGTCGTCGGACTGTTCCTGGCCGTCTACCTGATCGCCAACGTCGCCGACAGCGCAGGCATCGCCAACCAACCGGTGCACCAGTTCCTGGAGATCTACGAGAACTTCCTGCCCGGCTGGTTGGCCATGACGCTGGCGGTCGTGCTCGTCGTGATCAGCCAGATCAAGATCAATGTGACGAACGCCTACTCGGGGTCACTGGCCTGGACCAACTCGTTCACCCGCGTCACCAAGCGCTATCCCGGCCGTCTGGTGTTCCTCGGCTTCAACCTGCTCATCGCGCTGATCCTGATGGAAGCCAACATGTTCGACTTCCTCAACACCATCCTCGGGTTCTACGCCAACTGCGGTATGGCCTGGGTCGTCGTCGTGGCGTCGGACATCGTGTTCAACAAGTACCTGCTCGGCCTGTCCCCCAAGGCGCCCGAATTCCGGCGCGGCATGCTCTACGCGATCAACCCGGTCGGGTTCGGCTCGATGCTCATCGCCGCGGGGGTGTCGATCCTGGCGTTCTTCGGCGGACTCGGCGACGGCATCCGGCCCTACTCACCGCTGGTCGCGATCGGACTGGGCCTGGTGCTGCCCCCGATCATCGCGATCGCCACCAAGGGGAAGTACTACCTGCGGCGGACCGACGACGGCATCGACCTGCCGATGTACGACGAGCTGGGCAACCCGTCCGGTGTGCACCTGACCTGCCACGTCTGCCATCACGACTTCGAGCGCCCGGACATGCTCAAGTGCCAGACCCACGACGCGTTCGTCTGTTCGCTGTGCCTGTCCACCGACAAGGTGGCCGACCACGTGCTGCCCGCCCAGGGCTGAGCGGCTACAGCGAGTCGACGAACAATCGGTGCACCCGGCGGTCACCGGTCACCTCGGGATGGAACGCCGTGGCCAGGGTGCGGCCCTGGCGCACCGCGACGGGGTGGCCGGCGGCCGAGGCGAGCACCTCGACGTCCGGTCCGACCCGCTCGACCCACGGCGCGCGGATGAAGACCGCGTGCACGGTGCCGTCGAGTCCGTCGAACGGAATGTCCTCTTCGAACGAGTCGACCTGTCGGCCGAACGCGTTGCGCCGCACCGTCATATCGATGCCGCGCAGCGGTAGGGCGTCCCGGCCGTCCACGCCGGCGTCGGCGATCTCGGTGGCCAGCAGGATCATCCCCGCACACGACCCGTAGGCCGGCATGCCCTCGGCGAGGCGCGCACGCAGCGGCTCGAGCAGGTCGAACTCCCGCAGCAGATGACTCATCGCCGTCGATTCACCACCGGGAATCACCAGACCGTCCACCCGCGCGAGTTCCTCCGGACGCCGCACGGTCGACGCCTCGGCGCCCGCCTCGCGCAGCGCGGCGAGATGCTCGCGGGTGTCGCCCTGCAGCGCCAGCACCCCGACGTGCGGTGCGCTCATCGACGTCCGGGCGTGAAGTCGCGGGGGTAGCGCGTCAGCCCTTCCTGCATCACCGCCGCGACCATCTCCCCGTACTGATTGAAGATCTTGCCCTGGGTCAGCGACCGGCCGCCGCACGCCGACGGCGAGGACTGGTCGTAGAGCAGCCACTCGTCCGCGCGGAACGCCCGCATGAACCACATCGCGTGATCCAGCGAGGCGACCTGGAGATGCTTGCGGTCATGGGGGTAGTTCACCTGCGCCGAGCCGAGCAGGGTCAGGTCACTCATGTAGGCCAGCGCGCAGATGTGCAGCACCGGATCGTCGGGCAGCGGGTCGCGGTGCCGGAACCAGACCTGCTGCTGCGACGCCTTGTTCGGCAGCAGGTGCAGGTCCTTGCGCGGCACGATGCGCACGTCCCACTCGTCGAACTGCCGGAAGCTGGCGTCGTCGAATACCTTGCTGACCGACTCGAAGTCGGGGATGTCGTCCGGCGGCGGCGCGAGGGGCATCGCGTCCTGATGCTCGATGCCGCTCTGGTCGGTCTGGAACGACGCCGACATCGAGAAGATCGTCTCGCCATGCTGGATGGCGGTCACCCGCCGGGTGCAGAACGAACCGCCGTCGCGGATCCGTTCGACGGTGTACACCGACGGGGACCGGGCATCGCCGGCGCGCAGGAAGTACCCGTGCAGCGAATGCACCTGGAACTTGGGGTCCACGGTGCGGACCGCCGACACCAGGGACTGACCGGCGACGTGGCCGCCGAACGTGCGCTGCAGGAATCCCGATTCCGGACTGAACACCCCACCGCGATAGATGTTGACCTCGATCTGCTCCAGGTCGAGGATTTCTTCGATCGCCACAGTCTGGTTCTTACCAGCCTCGCTCGGCGAGCCGGTGGGGCACCGGGATGTCGTCGACGTTGATGCCGACCATGGCCTCCCCCAGACCGCGCGACACCTTGGCCAGCACGTCGGGATCGTCGTAGAACGTGGTCGCCTTGACGATCGCGGCGGCGCGCTCGGCGGGGTTGCCGGACTTAAAGATGCCCGAGCCGACGAACACACCCTCGGCGCCGAGCTGCATCATCATCGCCGCGTCCGCGGGGGTCGCGATACCGCCGGCGGTGAACAACGTCACCGGCAGCTTGCCCGCCCGCGCGACCTCGACCACCAGATCGTAGGGAGCCTGCAATTCCTTTGCCGCGACGTACAATTCGTCTTCGGACAGCGACGTCAGACGGCGGATCTCGCCGCCGATCTTGCGCATGTGGGTGGTCGCGTTGGACACATCCCCGGTGCCCGCCTCCCCCTTGGACCGGATCATCGCCGCGCCCTCGGTGATACGCCGCAGCGCCTCACCGAGATTGGTCGCACCGCACACGAACGGCACGGTGAACTTCCACTTGTCGATGTGATTGGCGTAGTCGGCCGGGGTCAGCACCTCCGACTCGTCGACGTAGTCCACCCCGAGGCTCTGCAGGATCTGCGCCTCGACGAAGTGACCGATGCGGGCCTTGGCCATCACCGGAATGGTGACCGCGTCGATGATTCCCTCGATCATGTCGGGGTCGCTCATCCGCGACACCCCGCCCTGGGCGCGGATGTCGGCAGGCACGCGCTCGAGCGCCATCACCGCGACCGCGCCGGCGCCCTCGGCGATCCGCGCCTGCTCGGGCGTGACGACGTCCATGATCACGCCGCCCTTGAGCATCTCCGCCATCCCGCGCTTCACCCGCGCGGTGCCGCGGGCGGGGCTCCCGAGAGCTTCGGTATCCATCGTCAACTCCTTCGATCGCTACTGATCCAGTCTAAAGGGGGCCGCAAATCCATTCATTCCGCACCTCAGCGGATGGAGTGCACCGGTCGGTGCGCCACCGCGTCGGGTCGGTCGGCCAGGGCGTTCGCCTCGTCGAGAAGCTCGGCCAGCTGACGCGGATAGACCGCTTCACCACCGGCGACCAGGTCGCGGATCATTGTCGCATCGCACCACCGGTGACCGTGGATGTAGGTCCGCTCGAGGACCGAGCGGCCGGTGTCGGCGGGTTCGAAGCGGGTGGTGCGGTGGACGAAGTACATCTCCTCGCTGCGGATCACCGCACCGTTGAACTCGATGGTGGCGTCGCGCCGCCACAGCGGGCCGACCATGTCGGTGGCGTGCACCGCCAGGCCGGTCTCCTCCTCCAGTTCGCGCGCCGCGGCCTGCGCCAGCGACTCCCCCACCTGCGCCGCGCCGCCGATCGTGAACCACCACCGCGGCGCCGGCGTGTGCGTGCTCTCGGGGTCCGAACCGCACAGCAGCAGCACCGCGCCCTCGCCGTCGAGCAGCACCACCCGCGCCGAGGTGCGCCGCGTCGCCGGCGCCGCCTCCCGCGTCGACACCTCGCCGCCCTCGGCGATCTCGAAATACGTCGGCATCGCCGCCGTCCCGCCCAGCCGCAGCGCCCGGACGGCGGGGCGTTCCCTCAGCGCCAGCGTGTCGCGGACCGCGTCGTTGTGGAACCGGCGGGCCAGCAGCACCCGCGCCTCGGCGTCGGCCAGCTCCGCGACCAGCGCCCGCGGCAGCGACGCCGGATCGACCCGCGCCAGCGCCGCGGACAGCTCGTTCTCGGCGACTTCGCGCGCTCCCCGGGGGGCCCGCTCGGCCGCGTCGGCCAACGCCGCCAAGCGCTTACCGTCCGGCCCCACTCCGTAGGCGTCCACCGCGACCGCCCGCGCCACCACCGCACGCCGGGCCAACGCGCCGTCGAGCGCCTGCCAGGACAGGTCGTAGCGCACGTGGAGCCGATCCAGCCGGTTGGCCGTCTGGTACGCCCACAGCGCGACCAGCAGGACCGCGGCCACCAGCAGCGCGATCAGCACTGCGGTCACCCAGGTGATCACGTCGCGACCTTCACCCTGACGCCCGATCCGGCCACGGTCTCGTAGACCCGCATGATCTGCCGGGCCACCACCGACCAGTCATAGCGCTGCACCAGGTCGGTGGCGCACTCGATGTAGCGCGCCCGGCGGTCGTCGTCGGCCAGCATGTCGATCAGCCCCGCGGCCAGCGCGTCGGGATCGTCGACGGCCACCAGCCGGCCGCCGCGGCCGTCGTCGAGCACTCTGCGGAATGCATCCAAGTCGCTGGCGACCACCGCGGTGCCCGCCGCCATCGCCTCGACCAGCACGATGCCGAAACTCTCGCCGCCGGTGTGGGGGGCGCAGTACACGTCGGCGCTGCGCATCGCCGAGGCCTTCATCGCGTCGTCGACCTGACCGAGAAACCGCAGATGCGTGGCCAGCGGTCCCGCCGTCTCCCGCAGTTCGTCCTCGTCGCCACGCCCCACCACCAGGATCTCCACGTCACCGAACCGCTCGACCACCGCGGGCAGCGCGCCGATCAGCACCGCCATGCCCTTGCGGGGCTCGTCGAAACGCCCGAGGAACAGGATCGACCGGCCCGGGCGCGGGTATCCGTCGAGCAGCGGCGCCTCGGCGAACGACGCGACGTCCACGCCGTTGGGGATCTCCACGGCGTCGCTGCCCAGCGCTTCCATCTGCCAGCGCCGCGCCAGGTCGGACACCGCGATGCGGCCGACGATCTTCTCGTGCATCGGGCGCAGGATCGGCTCGAACACCGACAGCGTGAGCGACTTCGTGGTCGAGGTGTGGAAGGTGGCCACGATCGGCCCCTCGGCGATGTTCAGCGCCAGCATCGACAGGCTCGGAGCGTTCGGTTCGTGCAGGTGCAAAACGTCGAAATCGCCTTGCTGCAACCACTTCTTGACCTTGCGGTGCGTCGCCGGACCGAATCTCAACCGGGCCACGGAGCCGTTGTAGGGAATCGGGACGGCCCGCCCGCCCGACACCACGTAGTCGGGCAGCGACGCCTCAGCGTCGGGCGAGGACGGTGCCAGCACGCTGACTTCGTGCCCCTCGGCGTGCATCACCTCGGCCAGCTGCAGCACGTGCGACTGCACCCCGCCGGGCACGTCGAAGGAGTACGGGCACACCATGCCGATACGCATCAGTAGGTCCTCACCCGGACCCGGGGTCGATCGGTTCGAGCCCGTCGGCGAGCCGTGCCTGGCGTTCCACGGACAGATCGGCCACCCACTGCGGCTGCATCATGTGCCAGTCCTCGGGGTACGTGGCGATGTTGTCGGCGAAGCGGTCGGCCAGTGCCTGGGTGATGGCGGTGACGTCACCCGAGGACGTGTCGATCTGGGAGTACACCTTGGTGCCCCAGCCGTCGCCGTCGAACCAGCAGTGCGCCGGGAACAGCGCCGCCCCGGTCTGCACCGCGAGCTTGGCCGGGCCCGCCGGCAGCCGCGTCGGCTCCCCGAAGAAGTCGACCTGCACGCCGCGGCGGCTCAGGTCGCGGTCGGCCATCAGGCACACAATGCCGTTGTCGGCCAACCAATCGCAGAGCACGTCGAACGGCGGGC contains:
- the pdxS gene encoding pyridoxal 5'-phosphate synthase lyase subunit PdxS; this translates as MDTEALGSPARGTARVKRGMAEMLKGGVIMDVVTPEQARIAEGAGAVAVMALERVPADIRAQGGVSRMSDPDMIEGIIDAVTIPVMAKARIGHFVEAQILQSLGVDYVDESEVLTPADYANHIDKWKFTVPFVCGATNLGEALRRITEGAAMIRSKGEAGTGDVSNATTHMRKIGGEIRRLTSLSEDELYVAAKELQAPYDLVVEVARAGKLPVTLFTAGGIATPADAAMMMQLGAEGVFVGSGIFKSGNPAERAAAIVKATTFYDDPDVLAKVSRGLGEAMVGINVDDIPVPHRLAERGW
- a CDS encoding purine-cytosine permease family protein → MTSELGDDVRTDAVLDTDLDRLTATKETLEDYTLRFAPRSYRKWSTGVVGISALGGIAYLADFAIGANIGISYGTTNALWGILIFAVVIFLTGFPLAYYAARYNMDLDLITRGSGFGYYGSVVTNVIMATFTFIFFALEGSIMAQGLQLGLGIPLWLGYAASTLIIFPLVIYGMKVLSTLQVWTTPLWLILMVAPFVYLVFSHPESVSQFFAYQGEQGNGGFDLGYTLLAAGVCLSLIAQIAEQIDYLRFMPPKTPENKRSWWTWMILAGPGWVFFGAIKQVVGLFLAVYLIANVADSAGIANQPVHQFLEIYENFLPGWLAMTLAVVLVVISQIKINVTNAYSGSLAWTNSFTRVTKRYPGRLVFLGFNLLIALILMEANMFDFLNTILGFYANCGMAWVVVVASDIVFNKYLLGLSPKAPEFRRGMLYAINPVGFGSMLIAAGVSILAFFGGLGDGIRPYSPLVAIGLGLVLPPIIAIATKGKYYLRRTDDGIDLPMYDELGNPSGVHLTCHVCHHDFERPDMLKCQTHDAFVCSLCLSTDKVADHVLPAQG
- the tesB gene encoding acyl-CoA thioesterase II; its protein translation is MAIEEILDLEQIEVNIYRGGVFSPESGFLQRTFGGHVAGQSLVSAVRTVDPKFQVHSLHGYFLRAGDARSPSVYTVERIRDGGSFCTRRVTAIQHGETIFSMSASFQTDQSGIEHQDAMPLAPPPDDIPDFESVSKVFDDASFRQFDEWDVRIVPRKDLHLLPNKASQQQVWFRHRDPLPDDPVLHICALAYMSDLTLLGSAQVNYPHDRKHLQVASLDHAMWFMRAFRADEWLLYDQSSPSACGGRSLTQGKIFNQYGEMVAAVMQEGLTRYPRDFTPGRR
- a CDS encoding acyl-CoA dehydrogenase family protein; amino-acid sequence: MTFSLELSSDLIDVQKWVHEFAADVIRPAAAEWDEREETPWPIIQEAAKVGLYSMEFFAEQAAEPSGLGMIVAFEEMFWGDAGIALAILGTGLAAASLAANGTPEQVGEWVPQMFGTVDDPKVAAFCSSEPGAGSDVGAILTRARYDEATDEWVLNGTKTWATNGGIANVHVVVASVHPELGTRGQASFVIPPGTKGLSQGQKFLKHGIRASHTAEVVLDDVRLPGRMIVGGKEKFDARIAKVREGKKAAGQAAMATFERTRPTVGAMAVGVARAAFEYARDYACEREQFGRKIGEFQAVAFKLADMKARVDAARLLVYRAGWMARNGKSFDSAEGSMAKLVASETAVYVTDEAIQILGGNGYTREYPVERMHRDAKIFTIFEGTSEIQRLVMARAITGLPIR
- the pdxT gene encoding pyridoxal 5'-phosphate synthase glutaminase subunit PdxT produces the protein MSAPHVGVLALQGDTREHLAALREAGAEASTVRRPEELARVDGLVIPGGESTAMSHLLREFDLLEPLRARLAEGMPAYGSCAGMILLATEIADAGVDGRDALPLRGIDMTVRRNAFGRQVDSFEEDIPFDGLDGTVHAVFIRAPWVERVGPDVEVLASAAGHPVAVRQGRTLATAFHPEVTGDRRVHRLFVDSL